GAGAAGAAATCGGCGTCCAGCCGGTCGTGGAGGGTGGACGCCACATCGGACCAACGGGACAGGGGCAGGTAGGACTGCGCCCTGACCGTTGTGGCAGCCGATCCACCGTTCACGTCCTGACCGCACGAGTCCTTCCCACCGTTCACCCAGGTACCGGCCGGGCTGTCCGGGACCACCGGCGCCTGCCGGGCCGCGGACGTTTGAGAACCGGGACTTCCGGCTGCTGCGGCTACGCCGGTTCCGAGGAGGGCGATGCCTACGCCGAGTAGGACGGCGACCAGCAGCCTGGCGATGACCGGGGCGTGGAGGCTTGTCGCCGGCGGATCGTCGGATGGCGGTTGTCGTGTCGGCACGAGAGTCCCGGTCGTCAGGGCAGATCGAAGAGGCTGAGGGACCGGCTGCGGTGGCGCAGTCGCTTCCGAAGTCGATTGGTCACTTGCCGCGGACGGTCTCGGCGGTCCCGCACCCGGCTCACCCGGCCCGCAGCCGGAGCGGCTTCCTCGGCTGCGCTGAGCGTCGCCGCCGGGCGATGGGGGTGCGGCAGCGGGGAGAAGACTTCCGCGGCATCCACTTCGGCTCGGACCACGTGTACTGAGGACGGGATGATCCGGAAGTAGCCGGTGGCCAACGGGTTGACGGGCCTTCCGCCGCAGAGGAACTGGTCGATGGGCTCCTCGTACCGATGCTTGATCGACTGCCACATCGGGACCCGCAGGCCGTCACGTGTCCGGTGCTCGACCAGCCACAGGGCCGCGGCCACACAAATCAAGGGGATCAGCATCGCCCAGTAGTCGACGAAGACGGCCGCGAAGACCGTGGGCACGATCGACACAGCCAGTCCCATCAGGATGATCACCAGTTTACGCAGCGGCATCTCGAAACCCTGGATGACAGTCTGCCGATTCCGGGAGCCGTCGCGGGTGTACTTGGTCAGGACGAACATCGGGGGTGCGTTGGTCTGCGGCGGCTCTCGGGTCACCTGTGTCTCCTCACACGCCGGTGCTGCGACGGATCAGCGAGATCGCCGCGTTGATCACCAGGTCGATCATCCAGAGCAGGATCGGGACGACGACTTTCGGCGCGGCCAGGAACGCGCCGATCATCAGAGGCGTGAAAATGGACGAGACGCCACCTCCGCCGCCGCGGCGCTTGTCCCACAGCAGCTTTAGGAGTGCCGCGACGACGACGATGACCCCGGCGGCGGTCAGCAGCACCCACAGTCCGCCCGGAACGTTGAGCGCGTTGATCAGGTCGTTCCAGCCGCCACGCAGATTGACGGTGTCCATAGCCTCCCGATCTCCTCGACGTCTGCCGCGGATCAGTCGCAAACGATGCCGTGCGCCGCCTCGGGCCGGGTTTCGTTCAGGACGCGGCCGAGATGCGTTGACGGCCAGCCAGACGCTGCACGGCCAGGTCTCGGCTCAGCGCGTAGCGCGCGGCCGCCGGTAGGTTGGGCGATCCGTGGGCGGCCACTCTGACCGCCGGGTTCGGGTCGGCGGCGGCGATGGTCAGCACTGTTCGACCGCCTCGGTTGACCGTGTCGTGGCGGACGCGGACCGGACGGTCGACGGACATCAACTCGGCGACAGCCGACGCGGGCAGGTCCGGATCTCGGCTCGCGTCGGCGACGGCCACCACATCCACCTCCTCGGCCGAACAAGAGTCGCCCGGTGAAGACGTGGGCTGCGCGAACTCCGTTCCGTGGCCGTCGGAGGACGGGGGCTGGTTGCTCAGGCTGAGCCGGGCGGTCGAACGGGTGGCCGGCGCGAACTGGCCGCCGGTCGGCTCACCCCGGGGACGCCGCGGCGGGCTCATCGGCCGCCGGCCGGGCGCCGGCGGGTGGCGTTGCTGACCACCTCGGAGAAGACGCGGTCGGTGTTCTCCGAGGTGCCGGCGAGCATGAACGTCTCCGCGACCTGATCCCTTCCGGTGTCGTCGATCTCGCCGAACGCGGCGAAGTAGGCGGCCGCGGCCTGCGGTGACGCGCGGCCCTCCCGCCAGGCCATCGCGACCGCTCGGGCGCCGCCCATTCTGGTGACCTGGCGCCGCAGTTCGGTGGCCTGCTGCTCGCTGAGCAGGTTGGGTTGTGGCAACGGGGCGGGTCGCAGCACGGTCATCGCCGCCCATCGGCCCTCCTGATGCCTGATCTGCTCGATCTCGGCCAGTCGGTAGGCGAACGCGGACTGCTCGATGTCCTCGGAATCGTCGGCGGCGGAGAGGTAGTCGACGTCGACGCCGAGGAGGCCGTCGGTCGGTTGGGCGTCGATCCGAACGTCCGTCCGGTCCCGGGACGGTCGGTGGTACCCGATCTTGGGGCGGCGCTTGGGTGGCATGCTCATCCTCACTCGGTCGGCGATACGGTCGGCCTCGGCGTCGCCGACGACTCGGTTCTCGGACTGTTCGATGCGGGCGACCTCGGCCCGGAACCGGCGGAATCCCTCGAAGTCCTCACCGGAATTCAGGCCCGACATCTTCCGGTAGGCGATCCGCGGGACGATCGTGTTGATCTCGCCCCGGGACATGGCGGTCCAGGGCCGGCCCCGGTTGTTCGACTCGACCATGGCCAGGATTGCGTCACCGGCGATGTCGTCGCTGTCCTGGCCGGTGCGGCGGGATGCGAAACGGGCCGCCGATCTCGCCTGGTCGACCACTCGCCGAACTTCGCCGTCGGCCTCGTCTGGCTGGCCGGCTGCGGTATCCGGGGCGAGGGTGACGGTGGAGGTGCTGCGGCGGTCCCGGGCGAACTGGCCTCCCGTGGTCACCCCGGCGGGTACCCGTGCCTGGTGCTGACTCATACGGTGTGCATGCGCGGGGGCGGCGTCGAACTGACGGCGACGGCTCAAGCGAATGCTTTGGCGTCCGCCGGGTCGGTTTCGGTCGGCTTGCGGCGCTTGGCCCGCCCGGCGCGGACCACCTGGCCGGCGCAACCCGTCGTCGCCCGGCAGGCGCGGATGCTGCTGCGGTACGAGGTCGACCAGCGCTCACAGGCCGGGCACCACTGGAGGGTGACCACGGTGCCGGTCGCACCCGGCGGGGACCGCAGGTAGGAAAGCGGCCCGGCGTGGGTTGGGTCTTTCAGCAGGGCCCACTGTTCCGGACTCATCCGGATCGCCTGCACCAGATCGATGGTGGGTCGGTCAGCGGCGCTCAGCCGTCGCGCCAGTTCGTCGACGGTGCCGGCGCGGGTCCATCCGAGCACCGACAACGCCAGGCTGGCCGTCTGAATCAGGGGTGGCGCGTCCGCGTCCTGCTCCCAAGCCACCACGACCGCCTTGCGCGCGCGGCGCCGTGGCGCCGGCTTCGCGACGGCCACGGGTCGCGGTCCGTGCTGGACCGCAACGGCATCGTCGTGGGAGCGTCCGCGGGGATCAGCATCCTTCGTCTGTGCGGGCGTTGATGGTTCGTCGACCGGTCCCGACTGGTGGCGATGATCGTCCATGGGCTCGGATCACCCCTCGCCCGGCAACGGCTGACCGGGGCAACCGGCGAGAACACCGGCGATCGCGTCGTGCTCGGTCGGCGTGACCCACAGGGCGTACTCGAGCTTGACGGCCACTTGGCGGCTGACGTACTCACACCGGTAGTCAGTGTCGGGCGGCAACCAGGTGGCCGCGTCCCCGTCGGACTTCCGTTCGTTGATCGGGCCGGACACTGCCAGCAGGTTCAGCGGGTCATTGGCCAGGTCGACCCGCTGGAGGTCGGACAGGTTCTGCGCCCCGGTCACCCAGGCGTCGCCGAGGGGCACCACATGATCGATCTGCACGGCGGCGGAGGTGTCCTGGCCGCGGGTGAACGCGATATCCGTTCCGGTGTAAGGGTCGTGCAGTGTTCCGGTGGCGACCAGGCAGGATCCGGACCGGTAGGTCACCTGGGTCAGGTCGCGTCCGAGGATGTCGTTGCGGGTATCGCACTGGTTTCCGCCGAGGTGCGCGGTGTTCTCGTCGGTCCAGGCCGGTCCGAATTGGTCGCGGCTGTACCCGGTCCTCAAGACCGGTTCCGCGACCGGCAGG
This genomic window from Nakamurella multipartita DSM 44233 contains:
- a CDS encoding HNH endonuclease family protein — encoded protein: MASRRPTAGLAGSVIVVFILLSFGYFHLPGFVPLVQQAFRWTFAVSEPPQLPDAAAVGDQLAAGLLDALNEASAAETPSGASDAPSSSADTPTTDTIPAPAGGPTPEVRPGMDAAAALNTLPVAEPVLRTGYSRDQFGPAWTDENTAHLGGNQCDTRNDILGRDLTQVTYRSGSCLVATGTLHDPYTGTDIAFTRGQDTSAAVQIDHVVPLGDAWVTGAQNLSDLQRVDLANDPLNLLAVSGPINERKSDGDAATWLPPDTDYRCEYVSRQVAVKLEYALWVTPTEHDAIAGVLAGCPGQPLPGEG
- a CDS encoding acetate CoA-transferase subunit alpha, with protein sequence MDTVNLRGGWNDLINALNVPGGLWVLLTAAGVIVVVAALLKLLWDKRRGGGGGVSSIFTPLMIGAFLAAPKVVVPILLWMIDLVINAAISLIRRSTGV